The following proteins come from a genomic window of Streptococcus pneumoniae:
- the hk06 gene encoding two-component system sensor histidine kinase HK06, producing the protein MIKNPKLLTKSFLRSFAILGGVGLVIHIAIYLTFPFYYIQLEGEKFNESARVFTEYLKTKTSDEIPSLLQSYSKSLTISAHLKRDIVDKRLPLVHDLDIKDGKLSNYIVMLDMSVSTADGKQVTVQFVHGVDIYKEAKNILLLYLPYTFLVTIAFSFVFSYFYTKRLLNPLFYISEVTSKMQDLDDNIRFDESRKDEVGEVGKQINGMYEHLLKVIHELESRNEQIVKLQNQKVSFVRGASHELKTPLASLRIILENMQHNIGDYKDHPKYIAKSINKIDQMSHLLEEVLESSKFQEWTECRETLTVKPVLVDILSRYQELAHSIGVTIENQLTDATRVVMSLRALDKVLTNLISNAIKYSDKNGRVIISEQDGYLSIKNTCAPLSDQELEHLFDIFYHSQIVTDKDESSGLGLYIVNNILESYQMDYSFLPYEHGMEFKISL; encoded by the coding sequence ATGATAAAAAATCCTAAATTATTAACCAAGTCTTTTTTAAGAAGTTTTGCAATTCTAGGTGGTGTTGGTCTAGTCATTCATATAGCTATTTATTTGACCTTTCCTTTTTATTATATTCAACTGGAGGGGGAAAAGTTTAATGAGAGCGCAAGAGTGTTTACGGAGTATTTAAAGACTAAGACATCTGATGAAATTCCAAGCTTACTCCAGTCTTATTCAAAGTCCTTGACCATATCTGCTCACCTTAAAAGAGATATTGTAGATAAGCGGCTCCCTCTTGTGCATGACTTGGATATTAAAGATGGAAAGCTATCAAATTATATCGTGATGTTAGATATGTCTGTTAGTACAGCAGATGGTAAACAGGTAACAGTGCAATTTGTTCACGGGGTGGATATCTACAAAGAAGCAAAGAATATTTTGCTTTTGTATCTCCCATATACATTTTTGGTTACAATTGCTTTTTCCTTTGTTTTTTCTTATTTTTATACTAAACGCTTGCTCAATCCTCTTTTTTACATTTCAGAAGTGACTAGTAAAATGCAAGATTTGGATGACAATATTCGTTTTGATGAAAGTAGGAAAGATGAAGTTGGTGAAGTTGGAAAACAGATTAATGGTATGTATGAGCACTTGTTGAAGGTTATTCATGAGTTGGAAAGTCGTAATGAGCAAATTGTAAAATTGCAAAATCAAAAGGTTTCCTTTGTCCGTGGAGCATCACATGAGTTGAAAACCCCTTTAGCCAGTCTTAGAATTATCCTAGAGAATATGCAGCATAATATTGGAGATTACAAAGATCATCCAAAATATATTGCAAAGAGTATAAATAAGATTGACCAGATGAGCCACTTATTAGAAGAAGTACTGGAGTCTTCTAAATTCCAAGAGTGGACAGAGTGTCGTGAGACCTTGACTGTTAAGCCAGTTTTAGTAGATATTTTATCACGTTATCAAGAATTAGCTCATTCAATAGGTGTTACAATTGAAAATCAATTGACAGATGCTACCAGGGTCGTCATGAGTCTTAGGGCATTGGATAAGGTTTTGACAAACTTGATTAGTAATGCAATTAAATATTCAGATAAAAATGGGCGCGTAATCATATCCGAGCAAGATGGCTATCTCTCTATCAAAAATACATGTGCGCCTCTAAGTGACCAAGAACTAGAACATTTATTTGATATATTCTATCATTCTCAAATCGTGACAGATAAGGATGAAAGTTCCGGTTTGGGTCTTTACATTGTGAATAATATTTTAGAAAGCTATCAAATGGACTATAGTTTTCTCCCTTATGAACACGGTATGGAATTTAAGATTAGCTTGTAG
- a CDS encoding CtsR family transcriptional regulator translates to MRFKNTSDHIEAYIKAILDQSGIVELQRSQLADTFQVVPSQINYVIKTRFTESRGYLVESKRGGGGYIRIGRIEFSSHHEMLRELLYSIGERVSQEIYEDILQLLVEQELMTKQEMNLLESVALDRVLGEEAPVVRANMLRQIIQEVDRKGK, encoded by the coding sequence ATGAGATTTAAAAATACATCGGATCATATTGAGGCCTACATCAAGGCGATTTTAGATCAATCTGGTATCGTGGAGTTGCAACGGAGTCAGTTGGCAGATACCTTTCAGGTTGTTCCTAGTCAGATTAACTACGTGATCAAGACACGCTTTACGGAAAGTAGAGGCTACTTGGTTGAAAGTAAGCGTGGTGGTGGAGGCTACATTCGTATAGGACGAATTGAGTTTTCTAGTCATCATGAAATGCTCCGGGAGCTGCTTTACTCGATTGGTGAGCGAGTCAGTCAAGAAATTTATGAGGATATTCTCCAGCTTTTGGTTGAGCAGGAATTGATGACCAAGCAGGAGATGAATTTGCTAGAATCAGTAGCTTTGGATCGCGTTTTAGGAGAAGAAGCTCCAGTTGTTCGAGCAAACATGCTACGTCAGATCATACAAGAGGTAGATAGAAAAGGGAAGTAA
- the rr06 gene encoding two-component system response regulator RR06, which yields MNILVADDEEMIREGIAAFLTEEGYHVIMAKDGQEVLEKFQDLPIHLMVLDLMMPRKSGFEVLKEINQKHDIPVIVLSALGDETTQSQVFDLYADDHVTKPFSLVLLVKRIKALIRRYYVIEDIWRYQDVTVDFTSYKAHYKNEEIDLKPKELLVLKCLIQHKNQVLSREQILEEISKDVADLPCDRVVDVYIRTLRKKLALDCIVTVKNVGYKISL from the coding sequence ATGAACATTTTAGTTGCAGATGACGAGGAAATGATTAGAGAAGGAATTGCAGCATTTCTGACAGAAGAGGGTTATCATGTCATTATGGCTAAGGATGGACAAGAGGTCTTGGAAAAATTTCAAGATCTCCCTATCCATCTCATGGTACTGGATTTAATGATGCCTAGGAAGAGTGGTTTTGAAGTGTTAAAAGAAATCAATCAAAAGCACGATATTCCTGTCATCGTCTTGAGTGCTCTGGGAGATGAAACTACTCAGTCACAGGTATTTGATCTCTATGCTGATGATCATGTGACAAAACCTTTTTCTTTGGTACTGCTTGTCAAGCGTATTAAGGCGCTTATCAGACGTTACTACGTCATAGAGGATATTTGGCGATATCAGGATGTAACAGTGGATTTTACCTCTTACAAAGCACATTATAAAAATGAAGAAATTGATCTCAAACCAAAGGAATTACTGGTACTAAAGTGTTTGATTCAGCATAAAAATCAAGTTTTAAGTAGAGAGCAGATATTGGAAGAAATTTCAAAAGATGTAGCTGATTTACCTTGTGATAGGGTCGTTGATGTCTATATTCGTACTCTTCGCAAAAAATTAGCTTTAGATTGTATCGTGACTGTGAAAAATGTTGGGTATAAGATTAGCTTATGA
- the dusB gene encoding tRNA dihydrouridine synthase DusB, protein MTNLNTPFMIGNVEIPNRTVLAPMAGVTNSAFRTIAKELGAGLVVMEMVSDKGIQYNNEKTLHMLHIDEGENPVSIQLFGSDEDSLARAAEFIQENTKTDIVDINMGCPVNKIVKNEAGATWLKDPDKIYSIINKVQSVLDIPLTVKMRTGWADPSLAVENALAAEAAGVSALAMHGRTREQMYTGHADLETLYKVAQALTKIPFIANGDIRTVQEAKQRIEEVGADAVMIGRAAMGNPYLFNQINHYFETGEILPDLTFEDKMKIAYEHLKRLINLKGENVAVREFRGLAPHYLRGTSGAAKLRGAISQASTLAEIEALLQLEKA, encoded by the coding sequence GTGACAAATCTTAATACACCTTTTATGATTGGCAATGTTGAGATTCCCAATCGTACCGTTTTAGCGCCTATGGCTGGCGTGACCAACTCAGCCTTTCGTACCATCGCAAAAGAGCTCGGAGCTGGACTCGTTGTAATGGAAATGGTCTCTGACAAGGGAATCCAATACAACAACGAAAAAACCCTGCACATGCTTCATATCGATGAGGGCGAAAACCCTGTCTCTATCCAACTTTTTGGTAGCGATGAAGACAGCCTAGCACGCGCAGCAGAATTTATCCAAGAAAACACTAAGACCGATATCGTCGATATCAACATGGGCTGCCCTGTCAACAAAATCGTGAAGAACGAAGCTGGTGCTACGTGGCTCAAGGATCCTGACAAGATCTACTCTATCATCAACAAGGTCCAGTCTGTCCTTGATATCCCACTTACTGTCAAAATGCGTACCGGCTGGGCGGACCCATCTCTGGCAGTAGAAAATGCCCTCGCTGCTGAGGCTGCAGGTGTTTCTGCCCTCGCCATGCATGGCCGTACCCGTGAACAAATGTATACTGGCCACGCAGACCTTGAGACCCTTTACAAGGTTGCCCAAGCTCTAACCAAGATTCCATTCATCGCCAACGGTGATATCCGTACTGTCCAAGAAGCCAAGCAACGCATCGAAGAAGTTGGTGCTGACGCAGTCATGATTGGCCGAGCTGCCATGGGAAATCCTTACCTCTTCAACCAAATCAACCATTACTTTGAAACAGGAGAAATCCTACCTGATTTGACCTTTGAAGACAAGATGAAGATCGCCTACGAACACTTGAAACGATTGATTAACCTCAAAGGAGAAAACGTCGCAGTTCGTGAATTCCGCGGCCTCGCTCCTCACTACCTCCGTGGAACATCTGGCGCTGCCAAACTCCGTGGAGCCATTTCGCAAGCTAGCACCCTGGCAGAGATTGAAGCCCTCTTGCAATTGGAGAAGGCTTAA
- a CDS encoding helix-turn-helix domain-containing protein translates to MYLGDLMEKAECGQFSILSFLLQESQTTVKAVMEETGFSKATLTKYVTLLNDKALDSGLELTIHSEDENLRLSIGAATKGRDIRSLFLESAVKYQILVYLLYHQQFLAHQLAQELVISEATLGRHLAGLNQILSEFDLSIQNGRWRGPEHQIRYFYFCLFRKVWSSQEWEGHMQKPERKQEIANLEEICGASLSAGQKLDLVLWAHISQQRLRVNACQFQVIEEKMRGYFDNIFYLRLLRKVPSFFAGQHIPLGVEDGEMMIFFSFLLSHRILPLHTMEYILGFGGQLADLLTQLIQEMKKEELLGDYTEDHVTYELSQLCAQVYLYKGYILQDRYKYQLENRHPYLLMEHDFKETAEEIFHALPAFQQGTDLDKKILWEWLQLIEYMAENGGQHMRIGLDLTSGFLVFSRMAAILKRYLEYNRFITIEAYDPSRHYDLLVTNNPIHKKEQTPVYYLKNDLDMEDLAGIRQLLFT, encoded by the coding sequence ATGTATTTAGGAGATTTGATGGAGAAAGCCGAGTGTGGTCAATTTTCAATCCTTTCCTTTCTATTACAAGAGTCTCAGACGACCGTCAAGGCTGTAATGGAAGAAACAGGATTTTCAAAAGCAACCCTAACCAAATATGTCACCCTGCTCAATGACAAGGCTTTGGATAGTGGCTTAGAACTGACTATTCACTCAGAAGATGAAAATCTGCGTCTGTCTATCGGTGCAGCTACCAAGGGGAGAGATATTCGGAGCTTGTTTTTGGAGAGTGCTGTTAAATACCAGATTTTGGTTTATCTTCTCTACCACCAACAGTTTTTAGCCCATCAGCTGGCTCAAGAATTAGTGATTAGCGAGGCTACGCTTGGTCGTCACTTGGCTGGTTTAAATCAGATTTTGTCAGAATTTGATTTATCCATCCAAAATGGACGTTGGCGAGGTCCAGAGCATCAGATTCGCTATTTCTATTTCTGTCTTTTCCGAAAGGTCTGGTCGAGTCAGGAATGGGAAGGTCACATGCAGAAACCAGAGAGAAAACAGGAGATTGCCAATTTAGAGGAAATCTGCGGTGCAAGTTTGTCTGCGGGGCAGAAATTGGACTTGGTTCTCTGGGCTCACATCAGTCAACAACGTCTTCGGGTCAATGCTTGTCAGTTTCAAGTTATAGAAGAGAAAATGCGAGGGTATTTTGACAATATCTTCTATCTTCGTTTGCTGAGAAAGGTTCCGTCCTTTTTTGCTGGGCAACATATTCCACTAGGAGTTGAGGATGGTGAGATGATGATATTCTTCTCTTTTCTCCTATCTCATCGCATTCTTCCTCTTCATACTATGGAGTATATTCTTGGTTTTGGAGGGCAGTTGGCAGATTTACTGACGCAATTGATTCAAGAAATGAAGAAGGAGGAACTATTGGGGGATTATACAGAGGACCATGTCACCTATGAACTCAGTCAGCTTTGTGCTCAAGTCTATCTCTATAAGGGCTATATTTTACAGGATCGCTACAAGTACCAGTTAGAGAATCGTCATCCATATTTACTGATGGAACATGATTTTAAAGAGACAGCAGAGGAGATTTTTCATGCTCTACCTGCTTTTCAACAGGGGACAGATTTAGATAAGAAGATTCTCTGGGAATGGCTCCAGTTAATCGAATATATGGCTGAAAACGGTGGCCAGCATATGCGGATTGGTCTGGATTTGACATCTGGTTTTCTTGTCTTTTCAAGGATGGCAGCCATTTTGAAACGGTATTTGGAATACAATCGTTTTATTACCATTGAAGCTTATGACCCTAGTCGGCATTATGATTTGCTGGTTACCAATAACCCTATTCATAAGAAGGAACAGACACCAGTCTATTATTTAAAAAATGACTTGGATATGGAAGATTTGGCAGGGATTCGTCAGTTATTATTCACTTAA
- the pspC gene encoding pneumococcal surface protein PspC, choline-binding form: MFASKSERKVHYSIRKFSIGVASVVVASLVMGSVVHATENEGSTQAATFSNMANKSQTEQGEINIERDKAKTAVSEYKEKKVSEIYTKLERDRHKDTVDLVNKLQEIKNEYLNKIVQSTSKTEIQGLITTSRSKLDEAVSKYKKAPSSSSSSGSSTKPEASDTAKPNKPTELEKKVAEAEKKVEEAKKKAKDQKEEDYRNYPTITYKTLELEIAESDVEVKKAELELVKEEAKEPRNEEKVKQAKAKVESEETEATRLEKIKTDRKKAEEEAKRKAAEEDKVKEKPAEQQAEEDYARRSEEEYNRLTQQQPPKTEKPAQPSTPKTGWKQENGMWYFYNTDGSMATGWLQNNGSWYYLNSNGAMATGWLQNNGSWYYLNANGSMATGWLQNNGSWYYLNANGSMATGWLQYNGSWYYLNANGDMATGWLQYNGSWYYLNANGDMATGWLQYNGSWYYLNANGDMATGWVKDGDTWYYLEASGAMKASQWFKVSDKWYYVNGSGALAVNTTVDGYGVNANGEWVN; encoded by the coding sequence ATGTTTGCATCAAAAAGCGAAAGAAAAGTACATTATTCAATTCGTAAATTTAGTATTGGAGTAGCTAGTGTAGTAGTTGCCAGTCTTGTTATGGGGAGTGTGGTTCATGCGACAGAGAACGAGGGAAGTACCCAAGCAGCCACTTTTTCTAATATGGCAAATAAAAGTCAGACAGAACAAGGAGAAATCAATATAGAACGAGATAAGGCAAAGACAGCGGTCAGTGAATATAAAGAAAAAAAAGTGAGTGAGATCTATACAAAATTAGAGAGAGATAGACATAAAGATACTGTAGATCTAGTTAACAAGTTGCAAGAGATTAAGAACGAGTATTTGAATAAAATAGTTCAATCAACCTCAAAAACCGAAATACAGGGACTTATTACAACAAGTCGATCAAAACTAGATGAAGCTGTGTCTAAATATAAAAAGGCCCCATCTTCTTCGTCAAGTTCAGGCTCTTCCACTAAACCGGAAGCTTCAGATACAGCGAAGCCAAACAAGCCGACAGAACTAGAAAAAAAGGTAGCAGAAGCTGAGAAGAAGGTTGAAGAAGCTAAGAAGAAAGCCAAGGATCAAAAAGAAGAAGATTACCGTAACTACCCAACCATTACTTACAAAACGCTTGAACTTGAAATTGCTGAGTCCGATGTGGAAGTTAAAAAAGCGGAGCTTGAACTAGTAAAAGAGGAAGCTAAGGAACCTCGAAACGAGGAAAAAGTTAAGCAAGCAAAAGCGAAAGTTGAGAGTGAAGAAACTGAGGCTACAAGGTTAGAAAAAATCAAGACAGATCGTAAAAAAGCAGAAGAAGAAGCTAAACGAAAAGCAGCAGAAGAAGATAAAGTTAAAGAAAAACCAGCTGAACAACAAGCTGAAGAAGACTATGCTCGTAGATCAGAAGAAGAATATAATCGCTTGACTCAACAGCAACCGCCAAAAACTGAAAAACCAGCACAACCATCTACTCCAAAAACAGGCTGGAAACAAGAAAACGGTATGTGGTACTTCTACAATACTGATGGTTCAATGGCGACAGGATGGCTCCAAAACAATGGCTCATGGTACTACCTCAACAGCAATGGCGCTATGGCGACAGGATGGCTCCAAAACAATGGTTCATGGTACTATCTAAACGCTAATGGTTCAATGGCAACAGGATGGCTCCAAAACAATGGTTCATGGTACTACCTAAACGCTAATGGTTCAATGGCGACAGGATGGCTCCAATACAATGGTTCATGGTACTACCTAAACGCTAATGGTGATATGGCGACAGGATGGCTCCAATACAATGGCTCATGGTACTACCTAAACGCTAATGGTGATATGGCGACAGGATGGCTCCAATACAATGGCTCATGGTACTACCTAAACGCTAATGGTGATATGGCGACAGGTTGGGTGAAAGATGGAGATACCTGGTACTATCTTGAAGCATCAGGTGCTATGAAAGCAAGCCAATGGTTCAAAGTATCAGATAAATGGTACTATGTCAATGGCTCAGGTGCCCTTGCAGTCAACACAACTGTAGATGGCTATGGAGTCAATGCCAATGGTGAATGGGTAAACTAA
- a CDS encoding isoprenylcysteine carboxyl methyltransferase family protein: MVLAIILVTFFIRLIFLKRSIENEKRILSNGGKEFGVENTKRLTMAHIVFYLSCLVEAMVHKTIFDGMGMVGLVLLIFSMLMLMLVIHLLGDIWTVKLMLVNNHKYVDHILFRTVKHPNYFLNILPELIGLTLLSHAYVTFVLVFPVYAVILYRRIAEEEKLLHEVIIPNGSIKR, translated from the coding sequence ATGGTATTAGCGATTATTTTAGTAACATTCTTTATTCGATTGATTTTTTTAAAGCGTTCGATAGAGAATGAGAAACGAATCCTTAGCAATGGCGGGAAAGAATTTGGAGTTGAGAATACAAAACGATTAACTATGGCTCATATTGTTTTTTATCTCTCTTGCTTGGTTGAGGCAATGGTGCACAAGACAATTTTTGATGGCATGGGTATGGTTGGTTTGGTCTTGCTTATTTTTTCTATGCTGATGTTGATGTTGGTGATTCACTTGTTGGGAGATATTTGGACAGTGAAGCTTATGCTTGTCAATAATCACAAATATGTAGATCATATCTTGTTTAGGACAGTAAAACATCCTAATTACTTTTTAAATATTCTTCCTGAGTTGATTGGCTTGACCTTGTTGAGTCATGCTTATGTGACTTTTGTTTTAGTTTTTCCAGTTTATGCAGTTATTTTGTATCGACGAATAGCTGAAGAGGAAAAGCTATTACATGAAGTTATAATCCCAAATGGAAGCATAAAGAGATAA
- the hslO gene encoding Hsp33 family molecular chaperone HslO has translation MDKIIKTISESGAFRAFVLDSTETVRTAQEKHQTQASSTVALGRTLIASQILAANEKGNTKLTVKVLGSSSLGAIITVADTKGNVKGYVQNPGVDIKKTATGEVLVGPFVGNGQFLVITDYGTGNPYNSITPLISGEIGEDLAFYLTESQQTPSAVGLNVLLDEEDKVKIAGGFLVQVLPGAKKEEIARFEKRIQEMPAISTLLESDDHIEALLKAIYGDEAYKRLSEEEIRFQCDCSHERFMNALASLPSSDLQEMKEEDHGVEITCQFCQTTYNFDEKDLEELIRDKS, from the coding sequence ATGGATAAAATTATTAAAACTATATCAGAAAGCGGAGCCTTTCGTGCTTTTGTCCTTGATAGCACTGAAACCGTCCGCACTGCTCAAGAAAAACATCAAACCCAAGCTAGCTCAACTGTAGCGCTTGGTCGAACTCTTATCGCCAGCCAGATTCTCGCAGCCAATGAAAAAGGAAATACCAAACTTACAGTTAAGGTGTTGGGATCTAGCTCTCTAGGTGCTATTATCACCGTCGCTGATACCAAGGGGAACGTCAAAGGCTATGTTCAAAATCCTGGTGTTGACATCAAAAAGACTGCGACTGGTGAAGTCCTAGTCGGACCTTTTGTTGGAAATGGTCAATTCCTCGTTATCACAGACTACGGTACTGGAAATCCTTACAACTCTATAACTCCCCTCATCTCTGGAGAAATCGGTGAAGACCTTGCCTTTTACCTTACTGAAAGCCAACAAACGCCTTCAGCGGTCGGCCTCAATGTCCTTTTGGACGAGGAAGACAAGGTCAAGATTGCAGGTGGTTTCCTAGTTCAAGTCTTGCCAGGAGCCAAGAAAGAAGAGATTGCTCGCTTTGAAAAACGCATCCAAGAAATGCCAGCTATCTCTACTCTTCTCGAAAGCGACGACCATATCGAAGCCCTCCTCAAGGCTATCTACGGGGACGAAGCCTACAAGCGTCTTTCTGAAGAAGAAATCCGTTTCCAATGTGACTGTAGCCATGAACGCTTTATGAACGCTCTTGCCAGCCTTCCAAGCTCAGACTTACAGGAAATGAAAGAGGAAGACCACGGGGTAGAAATCACTTGTCAATTCTGCCAAACTACTTACAACTTTGATGAAAAGGACCTGGAGGAACTCATTCGTGACAAATCTTAA
- a CDS encoding ATP-dependent Clp protease ATP-binding subunit, giving the protein MNYSKALNECIESAYMVAGHFGARYLESWHLLIAMSNHSYSVAGATLNDYPYELDRLEEVALELTETDYSQDETFTELPFSRRLQILFDEAEYVASVVHAKVLGTEHVLYAILHDGNALATRILERAGFSYEDKKDQVKIAALRRNLEERAGWTREDLKALRQRHRTVADKQNSMANMMGMPQTPSGGLEDYTHDLTEQACSGKLEPVIGRDKEISRMIQILSRKTKNNPVLVGDAGVGKTALALGLAQRIASGDVPAEMAKMRVLELDLMNVVAGTRFRGDFEERMNNIIKDIEEDGQVILFIDELHTIMGSGSGIDSTLDAANILKPALARGTLRTVGATTQEEYQKHIEKDAALSRRFAKVTIEEPSVADSMTILQGLKATYEKHHRVQITDEAVETAVKMAHRYLTSRHLPDSAIDLLDEAAATVQNKVKYVKADDSDLSPADKALMDGKWKQAAQLIAKEEEVPVYKDLVTESDILTTLSRLSGIPVQKLTQTDAKKYLNLEAELHKRVIGQDQAVSSISRAIRRNQSGIRSHKRPIGSFMFLGPTGVGKTELAKALAEVLFDDESALIRFDMSEYMEKFAASRLNGAPPGYVGYEEGGELTEKVRNKPYSVLLFDEVEKAHPDIFNVLLQVLDDGVLTDSKGRKVDFSNTIIIMTSNLGATALRDDKTVGFGAKDIRFDQENMEKRMFEELKKAYRPEFINRIDEKVVFHSLSSDHMQEVVKIMVKPLVASLAEKGIDLKLQASALKLLANQGYDPEMGARPLRRTLQTEVEDKLAELLLKGDLVAGSTLKIGVKAGQLKFDIA; this is encoded by the coding sequence ATGAACTATTCAAAAGCATTGAATGAATGTATCGAAAGTGCCTACATGGTTGCTGGACATTTTGGAGCTCGTTATCTAGAGTCTTGGCACTTGTTGATTGCCATGTCTAATCACAGTTATAGTGTAGCAGGGGCAACTTTAAATGATTATCCGTATGAGCTGGACCGTTTAGAAGAGGTGGCTTTGGAACTGACTGAAACGGACTATAGCCAGGATGAAACTTTTACGGAATTGCCGTTCTCCCGTCGTTTGCAGATTCTTTTTGACGAAGCAGAGTATGTAGCGTCAGTGGTCCATGCTAAGGTGCTAGGGACAGAGCACGTCCTCTATGCGATTTTGCATGATGGCAATGCCTTGGCGACTCGTATCTTGGAGAGGGCTGGTTTTTCTTATGAAGACAAGAAAGATCAGGTCAAGATTGCTGCTCTTCGTCGAAATTTAGAAGAACGGGCAGGCTGGACTCGTGAAGATCTCAAGGCTTTACGCCAACGCCATCGTACAGTAGCTGACAAGCAAAATTCTATGGCCAATATGATGGGCATGCCGCAGACTCCTAGTGGTGGTCTCGAGGACTATACGCATGATTTGACAGAGCAAGCGTGTTCTGGCAAGTTAGAACCAGTCATCGGTCGGGACAAGGAAATCTCACGTATGATTCAAATCTTGAGCCGGAAGACTAAGAACAACCCTGTCTTGGTTGGGGATGCTGGTGTCGGGAAAACAGCTCTGGCGCTTGGTCTTGCTCAGCGTATTGCTAGTGGTGACGTGCCTGCGGAAATGGCTAAGATGCGCGTGTTAGAACTTGATTTGATGAATGTCGTTGCAGGGACACGCTTCCGTGGTGACTTTGAAGAACGCATGAATAATATCATCAAGGATATTGAAGAAGATGGCCAAGTCATCCTCTTTATCGATGAACTCCACACCATCATGGGTTCTGGTAGCGGGATTGATTCGACTCTGGATGCGGCCAATATCTTGAAACCAGCCTTGGCGCGTGGAACTTTGAGAACGGTTGGTGCCACCACTCAGGAAGAATATCAAAAACATATCGAAAAAGATGCGGCTCTTTCTCGTCGTTTCGCTAAAGTGACGATTGAAGAACCAAGTGTGGCAGATAGTATGACTATTTTACAAGGTTTGAAGGCGACTTATGAGAAACATCACCGTGTACAAATCACAGATGAAGCGGTTGAAACAGCGGTTAAGATGGCTCATCGTTATTTAACCAGTCGTCACTTGCCAGACTCTGCTATCGACCTCTTGGACGAAGCAGCAGCAACAGTGCAAAATAAGGTAAAGTATGTAAAAGCAGACGATTCAGATTTGAGTCCAGCTGATAAGGCCCTGATGGATGGCAAGTGGAAACAGGCAGCCCAGCTAATCGCAAAAGAAGAGGAAGTACCTGTCTACAAAGACTTGGTGACAGAGTCTGATATTTTGACCACCTTGAGTCGCTTGTCAGGAATCCCAGTTCAAAAACTGACTCAAACGGATGCTAAGAAGTATCTAAATCTTGAAGCAGAACTCCATAAACGTGTCATCGGTCAAGATCAAGCTGTTTCAAGCATTAGTCGTGCGATTCGCCGTAATCAGTCAGGAATTCGCAGTCACAAGCGTCCGATCGGTTCCTTTATGTTCCTAGGACCCACAGGTGTCGGTAAGACCGAGTTGGCCAAGGCTTTGGCAGAAGTTCTCTTTGATGACGAATCAGCCCTTATCCGCTTTGATATGAGTGAGTATATGGAGAAATTCGCAGCCAGCCGTCTAAATGGAGCTCCTCCAGGCTATGTGGGTTACGAAGAAGGTGGAGAGTTGACAGAGAAGGTTCGCAATAAACCCTATTCCGTTCTCCTCTTTGATGAGGTAGAGAAGGCCCACCCAGATATCTTTAATGTTCTCTTGCAAGTTCTGGATGACGGTGTTTTGACAGATAGCAAGGGACGCAAGGTCGATTTTTCAAATACCATTATCATTATGACATCGAACCTAGGTGCGACTGCCCTTCGTGATGATAAGACTGTTGGTTTTGGGGCTAAGGATATTCGTTTTGACCAGGAAAATATGGAAAAACGCATGTTTGAAGAACTGAAAAAAGCTTATAGACCGGAATTCATCAACCGTATTGATGAGAAGGTGGTCTTCCATAGCCTATCTAGTGACCATATGCAGGAAGTGGTGAAGATTATGGTCAAGCCTTTAGTGGCAAGTTTGGCTGAAAAAGGCATTGACTTGAAATTACAAGCTTCAGCTCTGAAATTGTTAGCAAATCAAGGATATGACCCAGAGATGGGAGCTCGCCCACTTCGCAGAACCCTGCAAACAGAAGTGGAGGACAAGTTGGCAGAACTTCTTCTTAAGGGAGATTTAGTGGCAGGCAGCACACTTAAGATTGGTGTCAAAGCAGGCCAGTTAAAATTTGATATTGCATAA